One window of the Hyperolius riggenbachi isolate aHypRig1 chromosome 5, aHypRig1.pri, whole genome shotgun sequence genome contains the following:
- the LOC137517687 gene encoding uncharacterized protein, translated as MRELKQQRELNGSSLAVASPAKEPPTSELRRAACCPLSCSLCTRTTAPRPQTPSKLSNSQMTLIGLIDRNGEDNYRNEVARICNWCKNNNLVLNAAKTVELIVDFRKLPPAPLPVYIDGSEVSRVQSVRFLGSTLTSDLKWEQNTTRTQKKAQQRLFFLRQLKKFGMSRDLLTSFYSATIESILCCSIIVWYAGATAKDKYKLYRVIKTAEKIIGAQLPSLDLLYSMRMKTRASKILLDPSHPGRRYFETLPLGRRLRYIPAKTTRRMNTFFPQAVLLLNSLNSKLPPPPPTFQGHSSPRRPLLSAVNYD; from the coding sequence AACTcaacgggtcaagcttggcagtcGCATCTCCAGCGAAAGAACCACCAACGTCGGAgctccgcagggctgcgtgctgtcccctctcctgttctctctgtacacgaacaactgcacctCGGCCTCAGACTccgtcaaagttatcaaattcgcAGATGACGCTCATCGGCCTCATCGACAGAAATGGGGAGGACAATTACCGAAACGAAGTTGCGAGGATTTGTAACTGGTGCAAGAACAACAACCTTGTTCTCAATGCGGCAAAGACTGTGGAACTTATTgtggacttccggaaactccCTCCGGCCCCCCTACCTGTGTACATCGATGGGTCCGAGGTCTCCAGAGTCCAAAGCGTAcggttcctaggctcaaccctaacaagcgacctcaaatgggagcagaacaccacCAGAACCCAGAAGAAAGCTCAACAGCGGCTCttcttcctacgccaactgaaaaaattcgGAATGTCACGGGATCTGCTCACGAGCTTTTACTCcgcgaccatcgaatccatcctctgctgctccatcatcgtctggtacgcaggaGCCACCGCCAAAGACAAGTATAAACTCTACAGAGTGATAAAaacagcagaaaagatcattggtgcccaactgccctcgctagatctcctctactccatgagaatgaagacaagagcctccaaaatcttactcgacccctcccacccgggcagacgatACTTTGAGACCCTTCCACTGGGACGCCGTCTCAGATACATCCCCGCCAAgaccactaggcgcatgaacaccttcttcccccaagcagttctcttgttgaactcactgaactcaaaactccccccacccccgccTACATTCCAGGGACACTCTAGCCCCAGGCGTCCCCTCCTTTCAGCTGTAAACTATGACTGA